A genomic window from Candidatus Delongbacteria bacterium includes:
- a CDS encoding dihydrofolate reductase family protein, translated as MELIYYVAASLDGYIATPDGGVDWLDEFNGGDDDYGYSEFLGSVDVLLMGSLTWRRALELGDWAWGDKPCVVFTRQELESDIPNLIVETRSPRVVVEELARAGHQRAWLVGGGRLAAALLQEDLLTDVIISSMPVLLGAGIPLVHALGEVRSLSLEDTRCYSNGVVQSHYRVD; from the coding sequence ATGGAACTGATCTATTACGTGGCCGCCAGCCTGGACGGCTACATCGCCACGCCGGACGGCGGCGTGGACTGGCTGGACGAGTTCAACGGCGGGGACGACGATTACGGCTACAGCGAGTTCCTGGGCTCCGTCGACGTGCTGCTGATGGGCTCGCTCACCTGGCGCCGGGCGCTGGAGCTGGGCGACTGGGCCTGGGGCGACAAGCCCTGCGTCGTGTTCACGCGCCAGGAGCTGGAGTCGGACATCCCCAACCTGATCGTCGAGACGCGTTCCCCGCGCGTGGTGGTGGAGGAGCTGGCCCGGGCCGGTCATCAGCGGGCCTGGCTGGTGGGCGGCGGACGCCTGGCCGCCGCGCTCTTGCAGGAGGACCTGCTGACCGACGTGATCATTTCCTCCATGCCCGTGCTGCTGGGCGCCGGCATCCCCCTGGTCCACGCGCTGGGCGAGGTCCGCAGCCTCAGCCTGGAGGACACGCGCTGCTACTCCAACGGCGTGGTGCAGTCCCACTATCGCGTGGACTGA
- a CDS encoding T9SS type A sorting domain-containing protein, with amino-acid sequence MSRLLYFVVSLALSALTARAQIDVVQVGTSRYDYQHNGSYGKMIAVSSDSVAHGAFMGGPSNTTGRRVLAWCVNPDLELPAPAANITDMRAGYVTCAATSAEPRNGQPGNSTVVGFHTSASGIGSWFGTDFAGCTMAFNLLSNNEHTDILWPHIAVDYQDKLHMVCSGGSNEPIQDHVFYNSSSSGTEWDGLYQTVTTQGDQLTGIVTAAKQAPGAALLYTADSPCAPGLSDLYCYEARDEQNDLRARMDQGPPLNLTQTNCVDSPLPFRFGVAPWADVDAIYDSREEPHLLVAWTTPLQVQDTLLYEDDEGLVSLPLPRQDIWRSAIWFQDVTAGIRSRLAGWLSYDDESGLPADEAQIGQYRCAKDRVQLAHDPATGYLYALWNQYSSADLAEPVVAGSRFANGELYMACSADGGQSWGPRVNISDTPTPGCTSPSCQSENFASLAETVMGGYLHLTYLLDLFPGSSINGFEPETENPYLYGRIPVSAVPPPAGEAWDAAGHLGLGSYRRPWHFTGGHPAAVRAIDRVEIFNEGGQERLLEALILCHDSLDVFDGPMPDYSVGWDVMQGDPVEPGPWIHNPAGRTDWDGRLPAQRRVLLHLSVAHEQLPIREQAFRFLFDDGTERVYRYVYEGPAGEGSLVETIELDQLAGYEADTLYHQEEVDLPPAAPARFTLLAAAPNPFNPATLLDFTLSAPGAARLTVYNLRGERVALLADGPRAAGRHRIRFDGDGLASGLYLAVLEAEGRRATLKLLLAK; translated from the coding sequence ATGTCACGCTTGCTGTACTTCGTGGTGTCCCTGGCCCTGAGTGCGCTGACCGCCCGGGCGCAGATTGATGTGGTGCAGGTGGGAACCAGCCGCTACGACTACCAACACAATGGCTCCTACGGCAAGATGATCGCCGTCTCCAGCGACAGCGTCGCCCACGGGGCCTTCATGGGGGGCCCCAGCAATACTACCGGGCGCCGCGTGCTGGCCTGGTGCGTGAACCCGGATCTCGAGCTGCCTGCGCCGGCCGCCAACATCACGGACATGCGCGCCGGATACGTCACTTGTGCGGCCACCAGCGCGGAACCCAGGAACGGACAGCCGGGCAACTCCACCGTGGTGGGTTTCCACACCTCAGCAAGTGGGATCGGCTCCTGGTTCGGTACGGACTTCGCCGGCTGCACCATGGCCTTCAACCTGCTCTCCAACAACGAGCACACCGACATCCTGTGGCCGCACATCGCCGTGGACTACCAGGACAAGCTGCACATGGTCTGCAGCGGCGGGTCTAATGAACCCATCCAAGACCACGTGTTCTACAACAGCAGCAGCAGCGGCACGGAGTGGGACGGCTTGTATCAGACGGTCACGACCCAAGGCGACCAGCTGACCGGGATCGTCACGGCCGCCAAGCAGGCGCCGGGAGCCGCGCTGCTCTACACGGCCGATTCCCCGTGCGCGCCGGGCCTAAGCGATTTGTACTGCTACGAGGCCCGGGACGAGCAAAATGACCTGCGCGCCCGGATGGACCAGGGCCCGCCCCTCAACCTCACGCAGACGAATTGCGTGGATTCCCCCCTGCCCTTCCGCTTCGGCGTCGCGCCCTGGGCCGACGTGGACGCGATCTACGATTCCCGTGAAGAGCCCCATCTGCTGGTGGCCTGGACCACGCCCCTCCAGGTGCAGGACACCCTGCTCTATGAGGATGACGAGGGTCTGGTCAGCTTGCCGCTGCCCCGCCAGGATATCTGGCGCAGCGCCATCTGGTTCCAGGACGTCACGGCGGGCATCCGCAGCCGCCTCGCGGGCTGGCTGAGCTATGACGACGAGAGTGGCCTGCCGGCGGACGAGGCGCAGATCGGCCAGTACCGCTGCGCGAAGGACCGCGTGCAACTGGCCCACGATCCAGCCACCGGCTATCTCTACGCCCTCTGGAATCAATACTCCAGCGCCGATCTGGCCGAGCCGGTTGTGGCTGGTTCGCGCTTCGCCAACGGCGAGCTCTACATGGCCTGCTCGGCGGACGGCGGGCAGAGCTGGGGCCCGCGCGTGAACATCAGTGATACGCCCACTCCCGGCTGTACGTCCCCGAGCTGCCAGAGCGAGAACTTCGCCTCATTGGCGGAAACGGTGATGGGCGGGTATCTGCACCTGACCTACCTGCTGGACCTCTTCCCCGGGTCTTCCATCAACGGCTTCGAACCGGAGACCGAGAACCCCTACCTCTACGGTCGCATTCCGGTCAGCGCCGTGCCGCCGCCCGCGGGCGAGGCCTGGGATGCCGCCGGCCACCTCGGGCTGGGCAGCTACCGCCGGCCCTGGCACTTCACCGGCGGTCATCCCGCGGCCGTCCGGGCCATCGACCGGGTGGAGATCTTCAACGAGGGCGGGCAGGAGCGGCTGCTGGAGGCGCTGATCCTGTGTCACGACAGCCTGGACGTGTTCGACGGCCCCATGCCCGACTACTCGGTGGGCTGGGACGTGATGCAGGGGGATCCCGTCGAGCCCGGGCCGTGGATCCACAACCCGGCGGGACGCACGGACTGGGACGGTCGCTTGCCAGCCCAGCGCCGCGTGCTGCTGCATCTGTCCGTGGCGCACGAGCAGCTGCCGATCCGCGAGCAGGCCTTCCGCTTCCTCTTCGACGACGGCACGGAGCGCGTCTACCGCTACGTCTACGAAGGACCGGCCGGTGAAGGCTCGCTGGTGGAGACCATCGAGCTGGACCAGCTGGCTGGGTACGAGGCGGACACTTTGTATCACCAGGAGGAGGTGGACCTGCCGCCGGCGGCACCCGCCCGCTTCACGCTGCTGGCCGCCGCGCCCAATCCCTTCAACCCGGCGACCCTGCTCGATTTCACGCTCAGCGCGCCCGGCGCCGCGCGGCTGACCGTCTACAACCTGCGGGGCGAACGCGTGGCCCTATTGGCCGACGGGCCGCGGGCCGCGGGCCGGCATCGCATTCGGTTCGATGGCGACGGGTTGGCCAGCGGCCTCTACCTGGCCGTGCTGGAGGCGGAGGGGCGGCGCGCGACGCTCAAGCTGCTGCTGGCGAAGTAA
- the ssb gene encoding single-stranded DNA-binding protein has translation MLNKIMLIGRLGKDPDFRTTPTGMAVARFSLATDEKRRSDSGELTSKTEWHRIVFFRRQAEVARDFLRKGSLIYLEGKIHYDSYDNKEGQKVYTTEILGDNFQMLDSRSDRGEGGRSYEPAESGSSGGSIESNVRKHVDDEIAADDDLPF, from the coding sequence ATGTTGAACAAGATCATGCTGATCGGGCGGCTGGGGAAGGATCCCGACTTCCGCACCACGCCCACCGGCATGGCCGTGGCCCGGTTCTCCCTGGCGACGGACGAGAAGCGTCGCAGCGACAGCGGAGAGCTGACCTCGAAGACCGAGTGGCATCGCATCGTCTTCTTCCGCCGCCAGGCGGAGGTGGCCCGCGACTTTCTGCGCAAGGGCTCGCTGATCTACCTGGAAGGGAAGATCCACTACGACAGCTACGACAACAAGGAAGGCCAGAAGGTCTACACCACGGAGATCCTGGGCGACAACTTCCAGATGCTGGACAGCCGCTCCGACCGGGGTGAGGGCGGCCGCAGTTACGAGCCGGCGGAATCCGGCAGCAGCGGCGGCAGCATCGAGAGCAACGTGCGCAAGCACGTGGACGACGAGATCGCGGCGGACGACGACCTGCCCTTCTGA
- a CDS encoding class I SAM-dependent methyltransferase yields the protein MSGFADHFSGRAADYAIYRPGYPDELFQLLAAHCRHTRLAWDVGTGSGQAAGQLATCFDEVRATDASAEQLRHATPHPRVTFARGREDESGLQDQSADLVCAAQAAHWFDASRFHAEVARVLRPGGLLALWAYGLSQVDAEVDRLTREFYKALDPWWPPERRHIDAGYRSLAFPYPELPAPELGLQAELSAAQFLGYLGTWSALTRARQAGGPDPLAGFARGLAQFWSLDEVRPVRWPLFLRWGRRPE from the coding sequence GTGAGCGGGTTCGCCGATCACTTCTCCGGGCGGGCCGCGGACTATGCGATCTATCGCCCCGGCTATCCGGACGAGCTGTTCCAGCTGCTCGCCGCGCACTGCCGTCACACGCGGCTGGCCTGGGACGTGGGCACGGGCAGCGGCCAGGCCGCCGGGCAGCTGGCGACCTGCTTCGACGAGGTGCGGGCCACCGATGCCAGCGCCGAACAGTTGCGTCACGCCACGCCGCACCCGCGGGTCACCTTCGCCCGGGGCCGCGAGGATGAGTCCGGGTTGCAGGACCAGTCCGCCGATCTGGTCTGCGCGGCCCAGGCCGCCCATTGGTTCGATGCCTCGCGCTTCCACGCCGAGGTCGCGCGCGTGTTGCGGCCCGGCGGCCTCTTGGCCCTCTGGGCGTATGGTCTGTCCCAAGTGGATGCGGAGGTGGACCGGCTGACGCGGGAATTCTACAAGGCGCTGGATCCGTGGTGGCCGCCCGAGCGCCGGCACATCGACGCGGGCTATCGCAGCCTGGCCTTTCCCTACCCGGAACTGCCGGCTCCCGAGCTGGGCCTGCAGGCCGAGCTGAGTGCCGCGCAGTTCCTGGGCTATCTGGGCACCTGGTCGGCGCTGACCCGCGCCCGGCAAGCCGGCGGCCCGGATCCGCTGGCCGGGTTCGCCCGCGGGCTGGCCCAGTTCTGGTCCCTGGACGAGGTGCGTCCGGTGCGCTGGCCCCTCTTTCTGCGCTGGGGCCGACGGCCGGAATAG
- a CDS encoding VanZ family protein has product MNPFVLYSRLPRWVDLIVLAFALAVVWLGSSIPPDSFPDLRIFSYDKLLHVLEYTCLGIAIWVAGRRHGLVDLRTRLHSPLKAYLLGVVLPGALWAVSDELHQLVVGRSCSVWDWVADLLGLLLAVWFCRTLEKRWDWLREPAA; this is encoded by the coding sequence ATGAACCCGTTCGTCCTCTACAGCCGGCTGCCGCGCTGGGTGGATCTGATCGTCCTCGCATTCGCGCTGGCGGTGGTCTGGCTGGGCAGTTCCATTCCGCCGGACAGCTTTCCCGACCTGCGGATCTTCAGCTATGACAAGCTGCTGCACGTGCTGGAGTACACGTGCCTGGGCATCGCCATCTGGGTGGCCGGCCGGCGGCACGGCCTCGTGGACCTGCGAACGCGCCTGCACAGCCCGCTCAAGGCCTATCTGCTGGGCGTCGTGCTGCCCGGAGCCCTCTGGGCGGTGAGCGACGAACTCCACCAGCTGGTGGTGGGGCGCAGTTGCAGCGTCTGGGACTGGGTGGCCGACCTGCTGGGCCTGCTGCTGGCGGTGTGGTTCTGCCGCACGCTGGAGAAGCGCTGGGACTGGCTGCGCGAGCCGGCGGCGTGA
- a CDS encoding NAD(P)H-hydrate dehydratase has product MQWILSLEEMRDLDRRASEELGLPSICLMENAGRGCAEAILDHLEHEGGSQVTICCGGGNNGGDGYVIARCLANAGIDVLVLAAVPGALLSGDAAVMRGVVERMELQIIDLEPEGDLPDLRDTDLIVDALLGTGATGAPRGVIQRLIAAISDGHVPVWSIDVPSGVNADTGEVPGVVIQAEATLTMAAPKRGLLLPPGRDFAGELTVVDIGYSVDQLLEGEPWARAEEHELAALIPPRAPSGHKGDFGKVLLLAGSPGMAGAALLCSRAVLRCGAGLARLASDEEVIRQIAGHMPEVLTLPLPAESGKKRLERLLKALEWADILVVGPGLGRSEETRTLVRELVCQSPVPVVLDADGLDAFRGKLELLAEREADLCLTPHAAEFDRLTGGDPLALPSQRLLSALELATQHELTVVLKGAPSAILSSAGEVLLNRTGNDALATGGAGDVLTGMIAGLAVQGLDLDQAALLACDLHGLCGDLAAEALGAHGVIAPDLLRFIPLALRSLEGGGHGHAHHGSGSGGCGDSCGCSHEHKDDGGPQA; this is encoded by the coding sequence ATGCAATGGATCCTCTCCCTTGAGGAGATGCGCGACTTGGACCGCCGCGCCAGCGAGGAGCTGGGCCTGCCGTCCATCTGCCTGATGGAAAACGCCGGCCGCGGTTGTGCCGAGGCCATCCTGGACCACCTGGAGCACGAGGGCGGCAGCCAGGTGACCATCTGCTGCGGCGGCGGCAACAACGGTGGCGACGGCTACGTCATCGCGCGCTGCCTGGCCAACGCCGGGATTGACGTGCTGGTGCTGGCCGCCGTGCCCGGCGCGCTTTTGAGCGGCGACGCCGCCGTGATGCGCGGCGTGGTGGAGCGCATGGAGCTGCAAATCATCGATTTGGAACCGGAAGGCGACTTGCCCGACCTGCGGGACACGGACCTGATCGTCGACGCCCTGCTGGGCACCGGCGCAACGGGCGCTCCCCGGGGCGTCATCCAGCGCCTGATCGCCGCCATCTCCGACGGCCACGTGCCCGTCTGGTCCATCGACGTGCCCTCCGGCGTGAACGCCGACACGGGCGAAGTACCCGGCGTGGTGATCCAGGCCGAGGCCACGTTGACCATGGCCGCGCCCAAGCGCGGACTGCTGCTGCCGCCCGGACGGGATTTCGCCGGCGAGCTGACGGTGGTGGACATCGGCTACAGCGTGGACCAGCTGCTCGAGGGCGAGCCCTGGGCCCGCGCCGAGGAGCACGAACTCGCCGCGCTGATTCCGCCCCGCGCGCCCAGCGGCCACAAGGGCGACTTCGGCAAGGTTCTGCTGCTGGCGGGCTCGCCGGGCATGGCGGGCGCGGCCCTGCTCTGCTCCCGGGCCGTGCTGCGCTGCGGTGCCGGGCTGGCCCGGCTGGCCAGCGACGAGGAGGTGATCCGCCAGATCGCCGGCCACATGCCCGAGGTGCTGACCCTGCCCCTGCCGGCCGAGTCCGGCAAGAAGCGCCTGGAGCGCCTGCTGAAAGCCCTGGAGTGGGCGGACATCCTCGTGGTGGGTCCCGGCCTGGGCCGCTCGGAGGAGACCCGCACGCTGGTGCGCGAGTTGGTCTGCCAATCCCCCGTGCCTGTGGTGCTGGATGCCGACGGCCTGGACGCCTTCCGCGGCAAGCTGGAGCTGTTGGCCGAGCGCGAGGCTGATCTCTGTCTCACGCCCCACGCCGCGGAATTCGACCGGCTCACCGGCGGCGATCCCCTGGCCCTGCCGAGCCAGCGCCTGCTGTCCGCCCTGGAACTGGCGACGCAGCACGAACTCACCGTCGTGCTCAAGGGCGCTCCCAGCGCGATCCTCTCCAGCGCCGGCGAGGTGCTGTTGAACCGCACCGGCAACGACGCCCTGGCCACCGGCGGGGCGGGCGACGTGCTCACCGGGATGATCGCCGGACTGGCCGTCCAGGGGCTGGACCTGGATCAGGCCGCGCTGCTGGCCTGCGACCTGCATGGCCTGTGCGGCGATCTGGCCGCCGAGGCCCTGGGGGCCCACGGCGTCATCGCACCGGACTTGCTGCGCTTCATCCCGCTGGCGCTGCGCAGCCTGGAGGGCGGCGGCCACGGACACGCCCACCACGGATCCGGCTCGGGCGGGTGCGGGGACTCCTGCGGCTGCAGTCACGAGCACAAGGACGACGGCGGCCCGCAGGCATGA
- a CDS encoding HAD-IA family hydrolase, translated as MQIKAVIFDLDNTLVDFMKMKREAVAAAARAMVDHGLSMKEEEAYARLFEIYDREGIEYQEVLDHFLKEELGRLDHRLLAAGVVAYRRAREANMVLYPHVKLTLMELIRRGYKLGVLSDAPGRQAWLRLASLGLLHYFQHVITHEDTGKWKPDPAPFRKMLEVLDLNHDQVLMVGDWPDRDIQGARNLHIRTALALYGSDFDTEDSGADFLLHSVDELIPILEGLNEGWHPGWTG; from the coding sequence ATGCAGATCAAGGCCGTCATTTTCGACCTGGACAACACCCTGGTCGATTTCATGAAGATGAAGCGCGAGGCCGTGGCCGCCGCGGCGCGCGCCATGGTGGATCACGGTTTGTCCATGAAAGAGGAGGAGGCCTACGCCCGCCTCTTCGAGATTTACGACCGCGAGGGCATCGAGTACCAGGAGGTGCTGGACCACTTCCTCAAGGAAGAGCTGGGCCGGCTGGATCACCGCCTGCTGGCCGCCGGCGTGGTGGCCTACCGGCGGGCCCGCGAGGCCAACATGGTCCTCTACCCGCACGTCAAGCTGACCCTGATGGAGCTGATCCGCCGCGGCTACAAGCTGGGCGTGCTCTCCGACGCGCCGGGCCGCCAGGCTTGGCTGCGGCTGGCCAGTCTGGGCCTGCTGCACTACTTCCAGCACGTCATCACCCACGAGGACACGGGCAAATGGAAGCCCGACCCGGCGCCCTTCCGCAAGATGCTCGAGGTGCTGGACCTGAACCACGACCAGGTGCTGATGGTGGGGGACTGGCCGGACCGCGACATCCAGGGCGCGCGCAACCTGCACATCCGCACGGCTCTGGCGCTCTACGGCTCGGATTTCGACACGGAGGACAGCGGGGCGGATTTCCTGCTGCACAGCGTGGATGAGCTGATCCCGATCCTCGAGGGCTTGAACGAGGGCTGGCATCCGGGGTGGACCGGTTGA
- a CDS encoding acetoacetate--CoA ligase has product MPHDVAPLLWQPAPDRVQASRLEAFRRAAETLAGTALPDYPALHAWSVREAPAFWRLVWEFCGVLGEPGDEVRVAAADRLGARWFPAARLNFAENLLRGSGEGPALLAVNDQGRSASWSHARLTDMVLRLRAGFEAAGLQPGDRVAALLPNLPETVALMLAVTSLGGVWTSASPDFGAQGVLDRFGQVEPRWLLGVDAYSWKGNWVDCLDRLREVRAGLPTVEGLLVVPNRAAETDEMLDLDALPDSVDLRLWLENAPADSVWERFPFDHPLYILYSSGTTGKPKCLLHGAGGTLLQHLKEHRLHTDLGGEDRLFYYTTTGWMMWNWLVSALAAEATLVLFDGNPLHPGPAALWDLADQLGITVFGTSAKYLDACAKAGLRPRASHRLETLRAILSTGSPLLPESFDWVYREVKSDLQLASISGGTDIVSCFVLGNPLQGVRRGEIQGPGLGLDVTVLDPQGRELRDTPGELVCRNAFPCMPTGFWNDPAGARYRGAYFERFPGCWHHGDWAVHTAAGGFLILGRSDATLNPGGVRIGTAEIYRQVEQVHEVEEAVVVGQDWQGDQRVILFVRLRAGLELDEALRETIRCRVRENATPRHVPARILQVPDIPRTRSGKISELAVRQVLHGRAVENTEALANPEALEHFRLLSAPD; this is encoded by the coding sequence ATGCCGCATGACGTCGCCCCGCTGCTCTGGCAGCCTGCGCCCGACCGTGTCCAGGCCAGCCGATTGGAAGCCTTCCGCCGCGCCGCGGAGACGCTGGCCGGCACCGCCCTTCCCGACTATCCGGCCCTGCACGCTTGGAGCGTGCGCGAGGCGCCGGCCTTCTGGCGGCTGGTCTGGGAGTTCTGCGGCGTGCTGGGCGAGCCCGGGGACGAGGTGCGGGTGGCGGCTGCGGACCGCCTGGGTGCGCGCTGGTTCCCGGCGGCCCGGCTGAACTTCGCGGAGAACCTGCTGCGCGGCTCGGGTGAAGGGCCGGCCCTGCTGGCCGTCAACGACCAAGGCCGCAGCGCGAGCTGGAGCCACGCGCGCCTGACGGACATGGTACTGCGGCTACGCGCGGGTTTCGAGGCCGCCGGATTGCAGCCGGGCGACCGCGTGGCGGCTCTGCTTCCCAACCTGCCCGAAACCGTGGCGCTGATGCTGGCCGTCACCAGCCTGGGCGGCGTCTGGACCAGCGCCTCGCCGGACTTCGGCGCCCAAGGCGTGCTGGACCGCTTCGGGCAGGTGGAGCCGCGCTGGCTGCTGGGCGTGGACGCTTACTCCTGGAAAGGAAACTGGGTGGACTGCCTGGACCGGCTGCGCGAGGTGCGCGCCGGCCTGCCCACGGTGGAAGGCCTGCTGGTGGTGCCCAACCGCGCCGCCGAAACCGACGAGATGCTGGATCTGGACGCCCTGCCGGACTCCGTTGACCTGCGGCTGTGGCTGGAGAACGCGCCGGCGGACAGCGTCTGGGAGCGCTTTCCCTTCGACCACCCGCTCTACATCCTCTACTCCAGCGGCACCACGGGCAAGCCCAAATGTCTGCTGCACGGAGCGGGCGGCACGCTGCTCCAGCACCTGAAGGAGCACCGCCTGCACACGGATTTGGGCGGCGAGGACCGGCTCTTCTACTACACGACCACGGGCTGGATGATGTGGAATTGGCTGGTGTCGGCGCTGGCCGCGGAGGCCACGCTCGTGCTCTTCGACGGCAACCCGCTGCATCCCGGGCCCGCCGCGCTCTGGGACCTGGCCGACCAGCTGGGCATTACGGTCTTCGGCACCTCGGCCAAGTACCTGGACGCCTGCGCCAAGGCCGGTCTGCGCCCGCGGGCCAGTCACCGGCTGGAGACGCTGCGCGCGATTCTCTCCACCGGCTCGCCGCTTCTGCCCGAGAGTTTCGACTGGGTCTACCGCGAGGTCAAGTCCGACCTGCAATTGGCCTCCATCAGCGGCGGGACGGACATCGTGAGCTGCTTCGTGCTGGGCAACCCGCTGCAGGGCGTGCGGCGCGGAGAGATCCAGGGTCCGGGCCTGGGCCTGGACGTGACGGTCCTGGATCCCCAGGGCCGCGAGCTGCGTGACACGCCGGGCGAACTGGTCTGCCGCAACGCCTTCCCTTGCATGCCCACCGGCTTCTGGAACGACCCGGCTGGCGCGCGCTACCGTGGCGCCTACTTCGAGCGTTTCCCCGGCTGCTGGCACCACGGGGACTGGGCCGTGCACACGGCGGCGGGCGGCTTCCTGATCCTCGGGCGCAGCGACGCCACCCTCAACCCCGGCGGCGTGCGCATCGGCACGGCGGAGATCTACCGCCAGGTGGAGCAGGTCCACGAGGTGGAGGAGGCCGTGGTGGTGGGCCAGGACTGGCAGGGCGACCAGCGCGTGATCCTGTTCGTGCGGCTGCGCGCGGGCCTGGAGCTGGACGAGGCGCTGCGCGAGACCATCCGCTGCCGCGTCCGCGAGAACGCCACGCCGCGCCACGTCCCGGCGCGGATCCTGCAGGTGCCGGACATCCCGCGCACGCGCTCGGGCAAAATCAGCGAACTGGCCGTGCGGCAGGTGCTGCACGGCCGCGCGGTGGAGAACACGGAGGCCCTGGCCAATCCCGAGGCCCTGGAGCACTTCCGCCTGCTCAGCGCGCCGGACTGA
- a CDS encoding plastocyanin/azurin family copper-binding protein, which produces MLSLRHALSSAALVLALLPVLSGGAVHADVNISNVVRTWVPADVTVTVGESVHWSWTSLHNVAQVNGPANNSWNGSGFYSGAATNGGVFSHTFTTPGLFYYVCELHAGMGMRGTVTVLNPCADPTPPAPQVQITYDPATHNVTLSWDAVTESLEGCPLTVDYRVLGGPTPGELAEIAFTSQLSIELPVAGNSFFRVIALPVSPAR; this is translated from the coding sequence ATGTTGAGTCTTCGTCATGCCCTGTCCAGCGCCGCTTTGGTCCTGGCCCTATTGCCCGTGCTGAGTGGCGGCGCCGTGCACGCCGACGTCAACATCAGCAACGTGGTGCGGACCTGGGTGCCCGCCGACGTGACCGTCACCGTGGGCGAGAGCGTCCACTGGAGCTGGACCAGCCTGCATAACGTGGCCCAGGTCAACGGACCCGCCAACAACAGCTGGAACGGCAGCGGCTTCTACTCCGGCGCCGCGACCAACGGCGGCGTCTTCAGCCACACCTTCACGACGCCCGGTCTGTTCTACTACGTCTGCGAGCTGCACGCCGGGATGGGCATGCGCGGCACGGTCACCGTGCTGAATCCCTGCGCCGATCCCACGCCGCCCGCCCCGCAGGTGCAGATCACCTACGACCCGGCCACGCACAACGTGACCTTGAGTTGGGACGCAGTGACCGAAAGCCTGGAAGGCTGCCCGCTGACGGTCGACTATCGCGTGCTGGGCGGACCCACGCCGGGCGAACTGGCGGAGATCGCCTTCACGTCGCAACTGTCCATCGAGCTGCCGGTGGCGGGCAACTCCTTCTTCCGCGTGATCGCCCTGCCTGTCAGTCCGGCGCGCTGA